GAAAGTGTTAACTGAGAATTCATTTCCAGTTTCATTATGATGTGTCAGGAAGCTTAATTATGTCCAATAATTAAGAGGAGGGTTGCCCTTAATTACTAAATTTATGACTTGTCAGGAAGCTTAATTATGTCCAATAATTACAAAGTGGGCAGTTTGTGTATTTTGGCTTTGTGATTagtgtttacaccataatgaaccgagcagacccagcatcaaagcgactagcaccaaggcagccacgccttctcccctgccgaaggaagacacacttccgaggtgccagacacctgccgaagctcccagctgccaaacctaatctccaggacacgtgtcgccaccgcaacgacttgcacaaagtcccacattggaactttgtgcaaacctccTACTCTCACCtacctataaatagggaacagtacccaagtaaaaagggtaactattctcccacttttactgttactttgccagaattactacttgtaactgacttaggcatcggagagccttcggccggcaccacaccggtgtccgaagcttaacgattgcttctcccactttgtcttctgcaggtttcccatcaacctatatttcaccaagggcctcagctctcttccctgctgaagacccagcacatctaatcactaagttggactcaatattggcagggccattttgagcgtcaacagtttggcgccgtctgtgggaaatCGACACTTGAATCCCCTCTTTCTCTATCAGCCCAGCTGGCTCCTTCACCCATCAGGCCCCGTCGCCTCTTCTTCACCCCACACTCTGCTATGCCGACCGAGGATAGCCGCGATACCCAGCACCATACCCCCCGCGATGGTACTTCTAGAAGGAAATCTTCGGAGGATGCCACTCTCCAGGCAGAAGTGGAGCACCTCCGCGACAGTGTCACTAAAATGTCGGAAAAATACgagcaccttcattgcaggaatgTTGAGCTAGAACATGACTACCGTGCTTTAAAGCGGAACTGGGAAAGGACTCAAGCCCAGGATGCCCAGCAAGACCTCACCCAGAACATTGGGCATACTCAGCCGAATCAGCCAGCACATTCCAGCCACAGCGCCCCAGACCAGTCTAGGCTCCGCAAGGGTAAAGACCACCTTCATCCAGAGCTAACCCAGTCGCGACCCCTTTGCGTTCCCCCACCGAGGGACCGGCCCCATGAACCAGTCAGGATCTACCAAGATTGCAGAGATCGCATCTCGGAACGTCAGCCAAGGCCGATCCCTATCCCTGTCAACCTCGAGGACCCACGGGTGACACACCTGGGCCCCTCGCCAGCCCCCGTCCGCGTACCCAACGGAGAAGGTGTCGGGGACTCGGATAGTTGGGAATTCTATAATTCAGAGACCTGGCCAACTTACCACACTGAGACGCTGGAAGATTGGGAACATTCCCCAGCCCCTGTTTACCCCGCCCCCAGGCCTTTGGCACCTGAAACTCTTCCTCACGCCGACCCGGCTATGAGGCTTCTCTTCGAAAAGGTCCGGCGCCTGGAAAGCGAACAACATCGCAGCCATCAACCCCTCTGGGCAAAACCACGACCAGGGCCCTTTACCGAACGCATCCTCCACTACCACCAGGAGAAAGATATCCAGCCACTCCGCATCGCTTTCTACACTGGCACAGAGGACCCTCTCACCCACATCCACTCCTTCCAGTCTGCCCTTGGGTGCAAAGGCCTCACTGATGAAGGCATGTGCCTCCTTTTCCCTTCCACCCTCAGCGGCGCGACCCTGAATTGGTTCTACAGGCTCCACCCCCGCACCATCAACTCCTTCGATAGTCTCAAGCAGACGTTCCTGGACCATTTTATGATCCAGACTGATCGCCTATATTCTGCCGACGACTTGTATATGCTTAGGCAGGCTGAGGACGAACCCCTTCGGGAATATGCAGCTCGGTTCAGTCATGAGTACTCCCGCTGCCCAGACACTGACGATCGCGCTGCCTTCGGCGCTTTTAAGAGCGGCCTCCGCGAGTCCAACTTCCGCTACCTGGTTCATAGCAACAGTTGGAACACATATGCAGagctgatgaagcaggcgGCGATCCATGCTAAGGCTGAATACTTCAATTCCAAGCGTGGCCCAGCCAACCTGGCGCGCAACACTTTCGCCGACCCTCCACCTACTTCAGCACCCGCCCCAGCCCCACCTCAGCATTCTACCCCTGCCCCGAGTGCCCAGGACAACCAACAACATAAGCGGAAGGATAGCTACCAGCATCCCTTCGGTAATAACAAACGTGGCAGACATggcaaccaccaccactctaGCGGAGGCAACCCTCCTAGGCCTTCCCTTCACACCCAGGCCCAGGTTTGAGGTTTTTACGACCCTCAACACCACCTATGAGAACGTCCTGGTGCGTGAAGCCCCCATCATCCCCAAGCCACCCCCCCGGAGACCATCCAACAAGCCTATGCCAAACACGGGGGTCTTCTGCCGCTTTCATCAATTCAGCGGCCATGACACCGAGTCTTGTGTTGCGTTGCGTAACATAATTGAAGGGCTCATCCGGGAGGGTAAGTTGGACAACTATGTGCGCAACATACCAGCCCCGCCTAACCCTTACCAACGACAAATCAACATGATCTCCACCATCAGCGGAGGTCCTACCCTGGCTGGCacctccaacaactccatcaaacattatgtccGCTCCACCTATGCGCACCAGGTCTTCAGCACCGAGCAGGGACGCTTGCCAAAGACTCACAGGACTGGCTGGGCCCCCATTACCTTctgcgaggaggaggagcgtgGTGTTATCCTCCCCCATGACGATCCACTCATTATCCGGGCTGACATTTCTAACTTCGACGTTGGGCGTATCCTGGTGGACACTGGCAGCTCGGTCAGTGTGATGTTTGCCGAGGCCTTCAGTGAACTCCAGGTCCTGCCTCACCTACTCGACCGAAGCATCACACCCCTTGTGAGCTTCTCGGGTGATGTGGTCCAGCCCATTGGCAGCATTCATCTCCCTATCTCAATTGGGGCCGCACCCCAGCGGACGACGATCACTACCCCCTTCCTTATCGTCGATTGCCCCACAGCCTACAACGTCATCCTCGGCCGCCCAGCCTTGGCCCAAATGAGGGCTTTTATTTCCACGCATATGCTGCTGTTGAAGTTTCCCACTCCTAATGGCCCAGGCACGGTGCGCGGCGACCAACTCGGAGCCCGAAGCTGCTATGCTTCAGTAGTAAAATCCACCAATCGCCAACCTAGGAGCGAGGCCCTTGCGGTAACCATGGCGCCTGCCCCTCCTCAAGCTGGCACAGAACCACCTGAGGACCCGAGGGAGGAGTCTATCACACAGCAGGCCGAACCCATGGAAGACCTGGAGCTGGTTACCCTCCATGACGATATCCCGGATCGACAAGTCCAGATCGGCACCTCCATCTCGCCAGAGCTTCGCTCTGACCTGGTCGCCTTCCTCCGCCTCAACTCCGAAGTCTTCGCATGGTCCTACaatgacatgcctggcatatCACCAGACATCATATCCCATAGGCTTAGCGTCAATCCTGCCGTCAGACCAGTCAGACAGAAGCGTCGCGCTTATGATCCCGAGCGCTATGAGGCCATGAGGGCGGAGGTGGATCGATTGAGTAGCATCGGATTCATCAGGGAGGTTGACTATCCTACATGGCTGGCTAATGTCGTGATGGTCCGCAAGCCAAGAAAGGGCTGGTGCATGTGTGTCGACTACACCAACCTTAATCGGGCTTGCCCAAAGGACAGCTTCCCGCTACCCCGCATTGACCAGCTAGTCGACGCCACAGCCGGCCACGCCCTCCTtagcttcatggatgcttaTTCAGGTTACAACCAGATCTTCATGCACCCCGAAGATCAGGCCCACACCTCTTTCATTACGGACCGCGGCCTCTACTGCTATAAGGTGATGCCCTTTGGCCTCAAAAACGCCGGGGCTACTTATCAGCGTCTGGTGAACCAGCTCTTTGCCCCACTGATTGGCAATACCATGGAGGTCTATGTCgatgacatgctagtcaagaGTCGCACAGCTGACCAACACATCCCTAACCTCTCTGCCATGTTCACCATCCTGAAGCAGTACAAAATGAGGcttaaccccaccaaatgtgcATTCGGGGTGGCTTCCGGCAAATTCCTGGGCTTCATGATCAGCCAGAGGGGTATTGAGGCCAATCCAGAAAAGATCCAGGCCATCTTAGACATGACGGTACCTACGACGGTCAAAGATATCCAAAGCCTTACAGGGCGTGTCGCAGCCCTGACCAGATTCATCTCCAAAGCCACTGACCGCTGCGCCCCATTCTTCAAGGCCCTTAAAGGCACCAAAAGAAACATCACCTGGACTGCTGAATACGACATGGCTTTCAGCGAGCTCAAGGAATATATGGGCCGGGCCCCTTTATTGTCAACCCCTGAGCACGGAGACATCCTCGTGATTTATCTCTCCATCTCAGCTTCGGCTGTCAGCTCTGTGCTCATCCGATCAAAGGATAATGCGGAACACCCAGTGCATTATGTTAGTAAAGCATTGCAAGATGCCGAAGTTCGGTACCCAGACATCGAAAAATTGGCGTTCGCCCTGGTCGTCTCGGCAAGACGCCTCCGACCATATTTCCAAGCTCACACCATCCATGTCTTAACCAACCAACCGCTCCGACAGGTGTTGCAGAAGCCAGAAACTTCTGGGAGGCTGGTTAAGTGGGCCATTGAACTTGGCGAGTTTGATATCCATTACAAACCCCGCCCGGCTCTAAGGGGACAGGCCGTTGCTGACTTCTTATCCGAATTCCCGGAGCCTCAAGCTTCGGCAGCTATCCAGCCCATAACCGAACCCAATCCCCCTCCCAGCCAGGACCAAACCCCCACCGAAGGCAATCTCGACCTAACCCAG
Above is a window of Prunus persica cultivar Lovell chromosome G2, Prunus_persica_NCBIv2, whole genome shotgun sequence DNA encoding:
- the LOC109947319 gene encoding uncharacterized protein LOC109947319, which encodes MPNTGVFCRFHQFSGHDTESCVALRNIIEGLIREGKLDNYVRNIPAPPNPYQRQINMISTISGGPTLAGTSNNSIKHYVRSTYAHQVFSTEQGRLPKTHRTGWAPITFCEEEERGVILPHDDPLIIRADISNFDVGRILVDTGSSVSVMFAEAFSELQVLPHLLDRSITPLVSFSGDVVQPIGSIHLPISIGAAPQRTTITTPFLIVDCPTAYNVILGRPALAQMRAFISTHMLLLKFPTPNGPGTVRGDQLGARSCYASVVKSTNRQPRSEALAVTMAPAPPQAGTEPPEDPREESITQQAEPMEDLELVTLHDDIPDRQVQIGTSISPELRSDLVAFLRLNSEVFAWSYNDMPGISPDIISHRLSVNPAVRPVRQKRRAYDPERYEAMRAEVDRLSSIGFIREVDYPTWLANVVMVRKPRKGWCMCVDYTNLNRACPKDSFPLPRIDQLVDATAGHALLSFMDAYSGYNQIFMHPEDQAHTSFITDRGLYCYKVMPFGLKNAGATYQRLVNQLFAPLIGNTMEVYVDDMLVKSRTADQHIPNLSAMFTILKQYKMRLNPTKCAFGVASGKFLGFMISQRGIEANPEKIQAILDMTVPTTVKDIQSLTGRVAALTRFISKATDRCAPFFKALKGTKRNITWTAEYDMAFSELKEYMGRAPLLSTPEHGDILVIYLSISASAVSSVLIRSKDNAEHPVHYVSKALQDAEVRYPDIEKLAFALVVSARRLRPYFQAHTIHVLTNQPLRQVLQKPETSGRLVKWAIELGEFDIHYKPRPALRGQAVADFLSEFPEPQASAAIQPITEPNPPPSQDQTPTEGNLDLTQPLWTLFVDGSSNAQGCGAGLVLISPDKVALEYALRFKFQASNNEAEYEALLAGLRLAKEMDARQIQIFSDSQLVVHQVNQDFTAKDASMTAYLQHARHLLATFHAHSIKQVPRSENSHADALARLASALEQGMGRHIHIEFLAQPSTQAPLICTIDHSPTWMDPILQFLQNQTLPANPAEARRVRHRSARYLIINGSLYKRGFSLPYLQCLTPEEGHYVLREIHEGICGNHSGARSLAHKAIRQGYFWPSLHTDAQEFTQKCDKCQRFANIPQLPAEPLTAIVSPWPFAQWGLDLIGPMPEGKGQVKYAVVAVDYFTKWAEAEALATITAARIESFVWQNILILSPMARSKP